A section of the Citrobacter farmeri genome encodes:
- a CDS encoding carbohydrate ABC transporter permease, translating to MAGYDSRTGGLLASTWIGYSLLFWFYPLAWLAVLSVTQWQFIGTPRFSGLQNLTGVVNDKLFWTSMWNICRFLMWYIPIVFAASLLFAAGLRRIKYGKGFIALSFLLANISSGVAYSIVFSKLFSEYGPVNQFLRAHFGISVPWFTNPDCAMLSIALIVTWKFVGYYGLILYSGMQAIPSDIYSAAILDKTGRFKQGWAITLPMMNPQIVMVMVLAITVAFSIFTEPYLITGGGPLNSTTSPMVVMYEAAFQNMKPTWAATMSIIVAGCSFVAIWLFRKLFEKNIEIV from the coding sequence ATGGCTGGATATGATTCCCGTACCGGAGGTCTGCTGGCCTCCACCTGGATCGGTTATTCATTGCTGTTCTGGTTTTATCCGCTGGCCTGGCTGGCGGTGCTGAGCGTGACTCAGTGGCAATTTATTGGAACACCCCGGTTCTCGGGGCTGCAAAACCTGACTGGTGTAGTGAACGATAAACTATTCTGGACGTCGATGTGGAATATTTGTCGCTTTTTGATGTGGTACATCCCAATTGTTTTTGCTGCTTCACTTTTATTTGCAGCGGGATTACGACGCATTAAATATGGCAAGGGATTTATTGCGCTGAGTTTTTTACTCGCCAATATTTCTTCCGGGGTGGCGTATTCCATCGTCTTTTCTAAATTGTTTAGCGAATATGGTCCAGTGAACCAGTTTTTACGTGCACATTTTGGTATTTCCGTCCCGTGGTTTACTAACCCGGATTGCGCGATGCTTTCCATTGCGTTGATCGTGACCTGGAAATTTGTCGGCTATTATGGACTCATTCTTTATTCAGGGATGCAGGCGATTCCTAGCGATATTTACAGCGCGGCGATACTCGATAAAACAGGGCGTTTTAAACAGGGCTGGGCAATAACGCTGCCGATGATGAATCCGCAAATTGTCATGGTTATGGTGCTGGCGATTACCGTGGCTTTCAGCATCTTCACCGAGCCCTATTTAATTACCGGCGGTGGCCCCCTGAATAGCACCACCAGTCCGATGGTAGTGATGTATGAAGCCGCTTTCCAGAATATGAAACCAACATGGGCTGCCACCATGTCCATTATTGTTGCGGGTTGCAGTTTCGTGGCGATTTGGCTGTTCCGTAAACTGTTTGAAAAAAATATCGAGATTGTGTGA
- a CDS encoding ABC transporter substrate-binding protein, with the protein MKVAAVAKLTVSILLSLYISGCGPDEKKDGQVGGKTPIKMWVAPNENEEAFWNKMITEWNKDPAHTPVQFTPIPAANSSEEAIMNALASGTEPDISSNIFIGFASQLVDVGQIEDLSKMPGFDDLVKTRQMTSLLPAWKLNGQQNVLPIYVNPIVWWWRSDLLKKYGFDHAPTRYDELYQLAERRAADNHGYVMQLTAGKNWWERWFDFIPLYYAQSGGKTYIADKKAAFNNPDGQSVLIFMGRVFNGKWSSYDFTSADDPLATGQVLASARGPWDLARYRKQYPEVLKTIQIGPMLTENGTAHPHTFGDSKGMVMFSSSKHKAEAWAFMQWVFGNAGHDRTWLELTGMPPARADLMSNPLFTEYFVKNPLEKDIASYVDVALPPVATTQTTEIQRSMTQMLERVIFNNEAPAKALDQSQQEVNALMAQ; encoded by the coding sequence GTGAAAGTTGCAGCGGTTGCTAAATTGACAGTATCAATATTACTTAGCCTATATATTTCTGGCTGTGGGCCTGATGAGAAAAAAGATGGACAGGTTGGGGGGAAAACACCGATAAAAATGTGGGTGGCACCTAACGAAAATGAAGAAGCCTTCTGGAATAAAATGATAACGGAGTGGAATAAAGACCCCGCCCATACTCCCGTGCAATTTACCCCTATACCTGCCGCCAACAGTTCGGAGGAAGCGATTATGAACGCGTTGGCTTCTGGAACCGAACCGGATATTTCCAGCAATATTTTTATTGGCTTCGCAAGTCAACTGGTGGATGTCGGGCAAATTGAGGATCTTTCCAAAATGCCCGGCTTTGATGACCTGGTGAAAACGCGCCAGATGACGTCGCTTCTCCCCGCCTGGAAGCTCAACGGTCAGCAGAACGTCCTGCCGATATACGTTAATCCTATCGTCTGGTGGTGGCGCAGCGACCTGCTGAAAAAGTACGGTTTCGACCATGCACCGACCCGCTATGACGAGCTTTATCAACTGGCGGAGCGTCGGGCGGCTGATAACCACGGTTACGTGATGCAGCTCACCGCCGGTAAGAACTGGTGGGAACGCTGGTTCGACTTTATTCCCCTGTACTACGCGCAAAGCGGTGGTAAAACTTATATTGCTGATAAAAAAGCAGCTTTTAATAACCCGGACGGTCAGTCGGTGCTGATATTTATGGGGAGAGTGTTTAACGGCAAGTGGAGCAGCTACGACTTCACCTCCGCTGACGATCCGCTGGCGACCGGTCAGGTTCTGGCCTCTGCCCGCGGACCGTGGGATCTTGCCCGTTACCGGAAACAGTATCCGGAGGTGCTAAAAACCATTCAGATTGGCCCGATGCTGACTGAAAACGGCACTGCCCATCCACACACCTTCGGCGACAGCAAGGGCATGGTGATGTTCAGCTCCAGCAAGCACAAAGCTGAGGCTTGGGCGTTTATGCAATGGGTCTTTGGTAACGCCGGGCATGACCGCACCTGGCTTGAACTGACTGGTATGCCGCCCGCACGTGCCGACTTGATGAGTAATCCGCTGTTTACTGAGTATTTTGTGAAAAATCCTCTGGAAAAAGATATTGCTTCTTACGTCGATGTGGCCCTGCCGCCGGTGGCGACCACGCAAACTACAGAAATTCAGCGCAGTATGACGCAAATGCTTGAACGGGTGATTTTCAACAACGAAGCCCCGGCAAAAGCGCTGGACCAGTCACAGCAGGAAGTTAACGCTCTGATGGCGCAATAA
- a CDS encoding LacI family DNA-binding transcriptional regulator has protein sequence MNIKNKNIPPDKYNKRQTAKITIKSLAKEMGISHTTISNAWNNPEKLSVELRERILCYAREMGFQGPDRLARALRTGKSDTIGVIFNDSMSYVFIDPHDIKLMRGIAVRCEEQNINLVLIPLQKGAANATPSLTTLVDGYILNATHNSAAIIQQTLARHLPVVTLDFELPEYSSVSIDNASAMQDITRYLLDKGHRHFGIIAFSSRPGAQGMRHLVRAVTGDNTLMLTRVNACRSVFREQGIPLSTCWLYETQHDEQHGELAAEALLSTHPEISALICLSDRFALGAVNYCQRQHLAIPQQVAISGFDNIIPDANGIGLTTIAQNAERKGEIAVELLLNNGPVIHHVLEYQLIVRETA, from the coding sequence ATGAATATTAAAAACAAAAATATACCGCCAGATAAATATAATAAAAGGCAAACCGCAAAAATAACCATTAAATCATTAGCCAAGGAAATGGGAATATCCCATACTACAATCTCAAACGCATGGAATAACCCAGAGAAACTCTCCGTCGAATTGCGTGAACGCATTTTATGTTATGCCCGGGAAATGGGTTTTCAGGGGCCGGACCGGCTGGCCCGCGCGCTACGCACCGGCAAGTCAGACACCATTGGCGTTATCTTCAACGATTCGATGAGTTACGTGTTTATCGACCCGCACGACATAAAACTGATGCGCGGCATCGCCGTTCGCTGTGAAGAGCAGAATATTAATCTCGTGCTAATCCCCCTGCAAAAAGGAGCCGCTAACGCAACGCCATCGCTGACCACGCTGGTCGATGGTTATATTCTGAATGCAACCCATAATAGCGCCGCCATTATTCAGCAGACGCTGGCTCGCCATCTTCCGGTGGTCACGCTTGATTTTGAATTGCCGGAATACAGCAGCGTGTCGATTGATAACGCCAGCGCGATGCAGGATATCACCCGCTATTTGCTCGATAAAGGTCACCGTCATTTCGGCATTATCGCCTTCTCCTCGCGCCCCGGCGCGCAGGGGATGCGTCATCTGGTACGCGCGGTCACTGGCGATAACACACTGATGCTGACGCGCGTCAACGCCTGTCGCTCCGTCTTCCGTGAACAGGGTATTCCGCTTTCTACCTGCTGGCTGTATGAAACGCAGCATGATGAACAGCACGGTGAACTGGCCGCCGAGGCGCTGCTGAGTACCCATCCCGAGATCAGCGCGCTCATTTGCTTATCCGATCGCTTCGCTCTGGGCGCCGTTAACTACTGCCAGCGCCAGCATCTCGCTATTCCACAGCAGGTGGCCATCAGCGGTTTCGACAACATCATTCCCGATGCCAACGGTATTGGCCTCACCACCATTGCCCAGAACGCGGAACGCAAAGGCGAAATCGCCGTGGAATTACTCCTCAATAACGGGCCCGTAATCCATCACGTGCTGGAATACCAGTTGATCGTGCGGGAAACGGCCTGA